A single region of the Carassius auratus strain Wakin unplaced genomic scaffold, ASM336829v1 scaf_tig00214442, whole genome shotgun sequence genome encodes:
- the LOC113092081 gene encoding CD209 antigen-like protein A yields MDGWLYYKCSFYYFSSEMKSWTESRRYCTERGADLVIINNTEKQKTVDKMQDGKTGFWIGLTDSEEEGNWKWVDGSTLTSGFWGFGQPGGKTYENCAVSYSSGFHDCPCNDKFKWI; encoded by the exons ATGG ATGGATGGTTATactataaatgtagtttttactacTTTTCCTCTGAGATGAAGAGCTGGACTGAGAGCAGAAGATACTgtacagagagaggagcagatctggtcatcataaacaacacagagaaacaa AAAACTGTTGATAAAATGCAAGATGGCAAGACTGGATTCTGGATTGGTCTGACTGACAGTGAAGAAGAGGGCAActggaaatgggttgatggcagcaCACTGACCTCTGG GTTCTGGGGGTTTGGACAGCCCGGTGGAAAAACATATGAGAATTGTGCTGTGTCTTATTCATCAGGGTTTCATGACTGTCCATGTAACGACAAATTCAAATGGATCT